Genomic DNA from Setaria italica strain Yugu1 chromosome V, Setaria_italica_v2.0, whole genome shotgun sequence:
CAGAAGCGACCAccacaatgaaaaaaaatctgcaacaaaaaagaatgaaacgCACAGTTATCATGCTTGCCATCGATCGCATATGCTTCGATCATCAGGTCGAGCAGTTTTACGACGTGTTGTATCAGCTAGAGATCATCTCACCTTTATAATGGTCTTAGCAGCCCAAGCCAAGAAGTCCTCCAAAGACAGGTCCGGCCGTGAGGGTTGTTCTTCACTGGATCTATCGTATATCGCCTCGGCGTCGACGGTGTGACGACCATCCGATTTGTGAACGGGGCCGTCCGATCCACGTCAGGGATGCACACGGGGCCACGTGGTGCAGCACCGGCCACGTCTTCGTGGTCACGTGCCGGTACGCGTTGGCCAGCAcgccggcacggcggcgacggtcCCGGTCACCTCACGCGCACCATGCACCGCACGGCGAGGCAGTAGCCGTGGACGAGCCCCAACGACTCCACCTCTGCCAGGGACATGAACCTGGCGTAGCCCGCGTGACGAACCCGGAGACGTGGTCGGTGCTCTCGTTTACGCCGTGTCCGTCCGGGTAGAACACGACGGCCCAGTCGTGCCCAGCGGCAGTGAACGCGCTTCACTGAAGCGGCGACGCCCATGCCTTGGGTCAGCGAGTAGCCCGCGACCTTGAAGACGTGCGAGCCGCTGGACGCCTCGACGTGGCACGTCGAGGCCATCTCCTCGGATGCAAATGCAACAGCCATGGGTTGCTTTCTACGGTGTGGGCAAGGCAAACAGGTCGGGACAAGTAGTTAGGGCACATCAACTTATACCAGAAGAAGGCTATAGTTCTATCCAACCTTCAGGAACGATCGAAATTAGTGGATCAATGGGGAATACCCCGTACCGCTGTCGTCCAGCTGTTAACGCATAACGACGTCACAGCTCTTGCTCTCAGCCGTCGGATAGCGCGAGGATGCGATCGACGCAATTTCACATTGTAACGTAGAGTCAATGTCAGAGCAAAGAACCTCATGAAGTAAACGGAACAAAAGCATGAAAAGATAACCCACGACAACAGATGGCCGATACTTTACATGCTACGCCAATCATGACGACGTAGGTGTTCAATCTCCAAAACGAAATTGTTCAACCACTAATTACACACTGGGGCAGATCAAAGTACATACGAGGTCATCAACGTAACATGGGGTTACAGTTATAGTGCCTAATTTGATGCCACGGCCTGACAAGCGAGGAGCTTGAGACATTTTGCGGCCACAGCACCAAGCACGAGCACCCCATAAGTTAGGGTGCATCAAACCATTTGGCAATCTAGAAGCAATTGTGGGGGTTCAGCTTGCATAAATCATTCTCCTGGAAGAATTAACAGAGAAGATTATGTGACCATACAATAACTAATGAGAACGAAAGCTTCGGAATTGTACGCCAAGGTTCAGGATTGGAACATACCTACAGAAGCAGCGTGGTGTATAAACTGGTCATTTTTGTTTAGAAGGCACTGTTCGCGTCACAGTGGACACACCATCAACAAATTTTGTCCGGAATATTACGTTGGCATTGTTGAACATACCCTCTTTAAGCGAGACAACTATGAACTGCAAACACATTATTTCCAACATTCAGAATTTAAGCCTTACAAGTTTCAGAACGCAGACGGGTGTGCATCTGAATCAGCAGTGCACCAGCAAAGCAACAGTTCATTAGTGGTAAGCAACTCCTAGAGACCTGTCTTTTTAAGAAAGTTTACCTACTACATTTAAATATAATACACCTGACTAAACGGGATTATAAATTACTATAGTTGCATTTAGATTACCTGTGAGTGAGGAAAATGAGCCTTGATCATTCTACCAATGTTTTGTGTGTGGCTAAGGTCAAGGGCAGCATCAACCTGCAGCACATGAACATAATAGTCAATTTAAAATGGTCAACCTGCGCAAACGATCCGCAAACTAGAACACTTGAGACATCAGATATACAAGACTGTACGACATATAACAATAAAAGAACCTTGCCCAATCCATGGATTTATAACTAAATTATCATGAAATGAACAAGTGAACAGGGCCCTGATTATATATGTTTTCTAAATACCAAGTACTGCTCTGCATGACTTTCTCCTGTTGCTTCAGTTTAAGAcacactccctccgtcccaaattgtaggtcgttttggcgtgcatagcttttgctatgcatctagatatagtgtaggtctagatgcataataatatctatgaacctagtaaagccaaaacgacctacaatttgaaacggaggaagtacctTCTAGACCAGAACTAAGTTATCCAACAACTGAGACCTACCATGAGAACAACTTGCAACAGTACAATGTGGCATGATTCCATCCTAAGGTACGGTTGTCTACTCTTAGTCTTCACCAATCACCACACTGTTTATAAAATAGGTAAAAGGCCTTCTTAGATGAGATGAACTCAAGCTCTGAACAGTTCCTTTAGTCTAACTAATCATAACCAATGACTGATTGTTTCcatcttttaaatttttttatcaaactGATCTCAAGAAAAAGCATCAAAACTGAACTTACTTATATTTCAAAACTGAACTTACTTATATGTTTCAATAAATCTGATTTTGAGAAATTGCCTATCGTATTCACTTGCCCTAATGCCTCATTCTTGCTAATACAGTAAAGTTATGCTAACTCAAGAACAGTAGATTGCGCCAATACGAAATCTGAATAGTAAATCATATTCAGATATACCTCATCCAATATGTAAAGTGGTGCAGGTTTGAAAAGAAGCAGCGCCAGAATAAGACTAAGAGCGAGAAGGGATCGTTGCCCTCCACTAAGTTCAGACAGAGACTGCTTCCAAACTGTCCCAAATGCTACACGAACTTCAAGACCATCCAAGAAAGTACCACCTTCTGGAGGATCAAGTTTTGCCATTGTACCAGGTAAAAGAGTACTGAATATAGACCCAAAATCCCTATAGAAACAGAATGGAGATGTTAGACACCAATTTGCATATTTATGAGTAAAGGAATACCATGCTAAAACTAGGTTTTTAGCAATATTTAAAGGACCAAGTGCATCTGTTCAGATATATAATAAGTCACCAAAGGATTCATATACTGACTTGTTTACTTTGAGCCATGTGACTTTCAaggtttccttcttcttctcatccAACTCTTCTATAACTTTCTTGATTTTTGCCTTGTCATTCTGCAGATGATAAAAGTTATGTGTGTGCAGCTCTCAAAATTAATTATTCTCAGGCTATCAAGAAACTATACATGAATAGGGCCCAACCTCAATGATGTTTTTCTTTGACATCAAATCGTTGTACTCATCCTCTGCCTTCTCAAACATTGCCATAACTTTCTTATTGACCCTTTTCTCCAGACTGCATTTGGCAGGTACATTGCAAATTACAAAATTACACAATTGATATGAGTAGAGCTATTCAGGAGCACTAGCATCAGCATCTGATGATTCATAGTGAAATGGAGCTAATAGGATCACAAATACCTGGATTGTTGAGCTTGAAGATTTTCAAGTTCCTCCCGGGCTTTATGTGGTTCACAAGATTCAAAATCATAATCTGTACCACTTTTCCCAAACAACTGCTTCTCAGTTGCAATCCAACTATACTTCTCCACTAGCTTATCAACTACTGAAGAGCAATCCTTTTGTTCTATCTCCATCCTCTTAACCTAATATGTTATATTCTGGTATTAAAGCATGTTCAAGCAATCAATTATAAATCAGAAAAATGCAGCAGAGATTATAACCTCATTTTCCATTTTCTTCCTTTCAACATTTGAATCGCTTAATTTCTGTTGAAGTTTCTGCTGTTCCTTGGCCATGCGGTTTATCTGTGAGTCGCATTCCTTCAGTTTCGAACGCCCAACATTGAGCTCACCTTCAGCTTGATCATACTCTTGCTTTATGGCAGTAACCTGTGATCCACGAGTGAAGTGCAACAGCATATTTAACTAAATAATCTAAAACTCAGCAATAACACCAGGTACAAGGTAACTATAACACCAGGTACAAAGTAACCTTGTCCCTTTGTTTTTCCAAGGTTTCAGACAGAGAAGTAATTTGAGCCTTTGAAGTTGATAACTGCTCTTCTAGCGTAGCAAGCTCATTAGCAACCGCATCTTTCTCCATGATCAGCCTCTCCCTCTCACTTTCATAAGCCTATTTCAGATATGCAATTAGAAATATGTGATGTGTCCAAGATTGAATTGTCAGGATGACTGTTCAAGTATAAAAGAATGTATGACCAGTATCAGAGTAGAAATTCAACAGGATATATTCTGCATGCTAAAAAAAATCTCTAGCCTCTTCATCAAAGCTAACCGCATAGTTACCTTGCAAACTAACATGTCTCTTCAGAAAGAGCTTGTGACTAACTCAAGGTAATCAGCGAAAGTCATAATTTTCAGCTATATGCAGCTTTAAGAAAATATCCTACATATCTTCATCTAACCAAAAATAAATAATACTGCCTCAAATATGAGTTAGCACAAAGACCAAGGTCACATGGGACTTCACATACAAGCAACGGCACAAGGCTAAGACGCCAGGAGCACCTGCACAGGAGAATGTGGTAGCAACAGCAGAGATTTAGAGATACGTCTATATATCTCTTTATTTGATCTTTTTTTGCTTCGAGTTAGCAAGTGCTGAGAGATAAGGTGTGGATCAATTAGGAGTTTGTTAGTGCTAAACTAGCTCTCTGTAGAGGGGAAATTGGCAGTGTTTTGGGATTAATCAATCGGGTCAACCTAATACCCAGTTTCCTTTATGCCTGCCTCGCCAGTGTGGTAGCCAATGATGGCTGTCTATCTAAGCCATGCCGACAAGGTCCTGGGTCACATCCAGAACTCTCCCACAACTGCTCGCACAGATCAACAAGGAGAAGCAGCTTGTATTGAAAATGCTTCAGAGATTAAGCGGTAAATCAGTTGTGGCAGCAACGAGAAACTAAGCAACCTTGAGTTGCTTTGACATAGACTGCATCTCTGATTTCAGTGATTTGATCATTTTTTCCAGTGCTTTGAGTCTGCCTTCGCGTTCAGTGCCGTAAGTCCTGATCGTTTGTTCTAACTCAGAAACCATTGACACACATTTTTCATACTGCACTTGCTTTTCTGTCAACTCTTGTTTTGATTCCTGAAGCTCTTGTTCTATTTTCTTTACGAGTTCACCTAACTGAAGTTCAAATAAAAAAACTGTTAATTTCATTTGAAACTGGAAACTGGTAAGGAAACCATATTGATGGTGTAAGCTAATACCTTGTGGTGTTCATTTTGCTCAACTCTTTTCTGAAATAACGAGAGATCATATGACTTGAGTTCAAACTGAGATTTCAACTTAGTGTACCTTTCCTGCAATGGTAAAAGGGCTCCAATctgggaaaaaagaagagaggaCGGGAGAGAttagaatttctagaaaatgaaATTTAGCATAGGTTACATAACCAACACATAACTTGCTACAGAAGCAATGAAGAGAGATAATTGATAGAGGCCAGCACAATAAATGACTCAATGAACCAGAGATGACCTATTTTCTAGTATTGTGCATACATGCTAACCGTATCAAAGAATACATGTCATAACAAGAATTACTGCGCAAGCAAAATATTTTACAATTTACTAATTAGATATGCATTCATGTTTCATGTACTCtttcttcatctttttttctagaatacgcggGAGAGCTGAGTATTTTTGTATTAAGAGAGATAAAAGGTCCAATCACACAACCACCACCTCACCTTGGACCAGAAATGAATATTCTTTCTTATCAGGAAACATAAATATTAGATGAATTTACAAGCTTTCAGTTAACAGATTAAAACAACACTTTAAGGGCAAAAGGTGGTTAGTAGGATGTGTAGATCTTTCATCCTGCAAATAAATTCATACAGTTCACAAGGAAATGGTAAGAAGAATAAAACTCACATGCAGGCATTGTGCATTCAGTGGATACCTGTTGTTCAATGACAGAGAGCTTTTTCTGATGATCGGATAGATCAGTCTCAGCTTTAGCCAATTTGTCGAGTTTCCGTAGCAAATCCCCTCTACCTCTGCATTATTATGGTAGACGTTACTAAGAAAATGATGGGTCTGTTTGTCTGGCCACAGGATAGCCATTTTTACTCTATGGCAACTGCAGTTAATCACTAGAAAGAACAATGACTAGCCAAACACAGGCATCTATGGTGCAAATTTCATCAATTAACAACCAATCCAATACAATCAGAGCATCTAATGTGGTAGTTGAAAGAAGCTGGAAAAACCATTGTtcttcacaaaaaaaaacatttgtgtAACAAACAAGAATACCAAAGGAACATCAATAACAAATTCCACAAAGAAAATGGTCAAGGCAAAATAATAGCATTGAGTAAAATATTGCAACTCACCCTTTACTGCCTCCAGTCAAAAGGCCACTAGGCTGATAAGTGTCACCTTCAAGAGTCACACTAGTACTGCCAACTTCTCTATTAAATGCAACCTGCGTCAAGAAGAGAATTAACAGGAACACTATCAACCACAATTTGTATTATACTTGGATACATGTTCAACTAAATTAAAGTATAACAAATTATTCCCACAGAAAGCAACATTACCTCTTTTGCTGCCTCCGTATTGCGACACACAAATGTTGAACCAAATACATAAGCCACAGCATTCTGCGATAAGAAAACCCATTAAACAGACAACCAGAAGCATGTGATCTTAAGATTTAAAGTACAAAAAATTATGAGTGACCACAAGCATTGCAGAATGCTTTTCTAGCACTTATAAGTTTGAGGAAAACAACAAAACACTATACATCAGGATGTATACGAATCTGCAAGAGTAAAGCATTCAGTGAACTTTTCTCAAAAATTAACTGAAAAGATGCAATACCGACCTTTACTTCCTCGCCATATCCAACCAATTCTAGAGCTAATGTAACATTGTCAGGACCAACCTACAAAGAAAATCAGTATATGCTTCTCATTTAGACAAGTCATCACCAACCAAAAGGTACCAGTATAACCAAAGAGGTAAGGGGAAAAATATTAACCAGTCTACGAGCCGCCTGCTGAACTCTATCAGGTATCATGTATGTTTGGATTTTGTTCAAAGGTATGATGGTTACTCGTTTTCGGAGATCCCCATTTTTCAATAATTTCTTGCCAGTGTCTTCTGTATCAACAACCACATTAAACAGCCTTCCACCTGCAGTAACCTGCAATATTTGGTTCATAACTGAACTAGGACCAACTCCTTCGGTAAAAAGAAAATTAGCTTCAAACCCGCAAAGAGAAGTTTTCTGAACAAACCTCCAGTGCTGTTGCTGCTGAGCTATCCTTTATTCTAATAAGACGTGCAACGACCCCTTTGACTTTTGATCTGTCAAAATCCCTTTCAGGGTCTCGATAACTGAAGTGGAGATTAGCAAGCTCACCCGAAAGGTTACGAATACAGTCCTTCAAATTCTGAATAATTTCTGACTCCGTAGAATGGTCCTGTAAATGATCATAACACAGAAAAGAATAATTGTCAACAATCAGAAGCATAGCCTTCTTATTGGCACTTCTTATGCCACAATAACACTTTTATACCAGTGTATACCTTTTGCAAAGCTTCCATCTGGGCCTCATTGTAATTAAAAGATCCCATCGATGTCTTGATAGCTTCCAAGTCTTTTGTCCTTTCTTTCAGCTCATTCTCAGCAGCAGTAGCCTCATCACGTTTGGATACTAACAGAGCTTTCTTCTCCTTCAGCTCCTTCTCAGAATGACTTATTTTGGTAGTCAGCTGCTTTAATCCAGATTCTGCATCTCCAACTGCAGCTTTTGCATCTCTAAGTTGATCTTCGAGGCATTTCTTCTCGTTTGCATTACTTTTTCCTGCTAGCACACCCTGGGTAGAAAAGAATTTAGTACTCCAAGAGTACACAAAGCCAAGAGGTATATGTTAATGCATTCTATTTAAAGGTGTGTCAACTTTACATACCTGATATTCTTTCTCATTCTCATCCAACTTCCTTGTCAGATCTTCTGCTTTCCTTTTCATGTCAGACGCCCCATCTTCTACATCTTTTACAGCAGCATCTCTCTCGATCATAGATCTTTTTATGTCCTCAATGTTTTTGAGAATCTGCATGTGAATGGTAGACCTCGTAAGTTACTCAAAATAAAATTTAGCATGTCTGACATCAGTGCACCATTACCTTCTCAACGCCCTTTTCCTCAGACTTCAGGGTTTCCTCTTGATTGTTCATCACAGAAGTTTCCTTAATAAGTGCATGAGATAGTTTATCCACTTTATCTGACAAAGCCTTCATCTCACCACCAAGTTTAGCTTCCTTTTCAGCAGCCAAGGTAGAAATGTTCTTGTCCATTTCCTGTATATCTGCTTTTAGCTTTTCTGTATTTTCATCCAGCTCAAGAATCCTTGCCCTGATTTGTTTGACATCATTGAGTGCACCATCTCGCACTCTCTCAGCCTGAACAAACTCATAGGCGATACAGAACCTTTTGAGCCGATCCAGTTCAGCATTGCCATTGGCCCATTTCATGTACTGGCACCGCTCTTTTCTAAGCTTCTCTAGTGCAGGAAGGATTTCAACATCAAGGAGTTTATTAATCTCATCAACTTTGTTCTGTTTCTTCTCAAGTGTCTTAAGAGCCGATTCTTTCTTCATTTCATACATTCGTGTGCCTGCTGCCTCTTCTAACAtggacaaaatttctggtggcttcatgttgagcACTTTTGTTATGCGCCCTTGCATAATTAGAAAATGAGGATTGTTTACATTTAGCTGTACTGAGTGGAAAAGGGTCTGCACCCGGGAAGGTTGTGCAAGATGGCCATTGATAAGGTATTTGTTCCGTCCACCGACTACAATCTACAAGTATAGGACAAACATTAACTTGGGACGAATTTGGTCCACAAGAAACAACACAAAACTTTTTCCAGAAAAAGGGAGGAATCAAATAGCAAAAGAACACTCAAATAAAGCAGATATATTAGCCATTGGATGAATTAATCGAGCAAATGAGAGGAAATAAACAAAAATATTCTGCAATCATGCTAAATACATACTAAACAAATTAAGAACAATACAAATGTACTGTCCATACACCACTCAGACTAAGTGTTCGACTCAACAAATGTGTCAGCTACAACACCCTTAAAATAAATTGAAAAATACAGCTTCAAACATTGCAACCCTAACTCCCTGCAATCTAAAACTAACAAAATCAACTGACTCTAAGCCCCAATTGATATAGAATTTAGCAAAGATGACACTTTAAACCTTTCAAACAACCAACTCTACAATCACCACCTCTGATTGTTTCAGTAACAAGCAATCCATGTCTGCTTTTGAATAACAAAAAGCTCAACAGCTTGAAACCACCCGATCCCTGGTATCAAAAAATTATATGATTCCAAGCCTTCAGGGTAAAATCATAAATGAACTCCAAGACATCCTCACATGACCAGCCCTCCACACCCTGCATCAACCTAAATAGCATCATTCCAGTACAATTGGACTCCTAGACCGAAAATAATTTCAAAATTCCAGCTGCAAATATTTTTAATCATGAATCACTGGGCGCAAAACATCCACATCACTGAAAATGAAGTATTTAAACTAAAAGATGTGTCGACTAGATTATGCATCAACAAAATCAGAACAAATCCAGTCCATTCGTTGCAAATTTGCAATCCCTGATCCTCGTAAGAAAAATAAATCAGCTAGAACACACGTCAACCAAGTGTTTGACTGAAAAATGAGCAAGCTAGGCACAAATTAGCAAAAAATCAGCATCAATAGCAATCCTGAATTCCTTGCAATCCATGAACAAAGCTATCCATATCAGCTTTGGACACAAAAAACACACTAAGAAACATGTCCAGTTCAGCACTTGGATCAACATATTTAATAGCCAAAGCCTCAATTAGGTACAGTATTTtaggaaagaaacaaaaaggcaGTCCGAAATTCCTACTCCATAATCAACACCTCTAATACACCAGTGTCCACAGCATACAAATTTGCTTCCAGAGTTTCAGTTCAcagaaccaaaacaacatgCAACCCACCCTGGTATCGATAAATTAAACAACTCTGAGACTTGAAGGACAAAATCACACCCAACTCCTAAAATCCGGTCAAAATTCCAGCTGCAGACATCACAAATCACCACCTCCTTATGCCTCGGAACCACCCCAATCAGTAGCGCATCTTTGGAAAGCAACCCACAGTGAATCATCAGTGGCAATTTCGAGATTATGCGAAGAAAATTGTGGCGTGAGTCCCAAATGGCATTAAGAAAATCCCCCACGGAGCTCAAACACGAACAGGCAAGGGAACGCTTAGAAGACAGCAAGGGATTTTTAACCTGGCGCGTGACGGTGATCTCGGACGAATCCTCGTAGCCGAGCGGGGAGCGGGAGCGGTCGGAGTTGTCGAAGACGACGGAGACGGTGGCCTTGGTGACCCCAGCCTGACCCTGCTTGTAGACGAGCTCCTGGAGCGAGGCGGCGCGGACCTGGCGGAGGTCGGTGATGCCGAGCACGAAGCAGATGGAGTCGAGGATGTTGGACTTGCCGGAGCCGTTGAGCCCGGTGATGGCGTTGAACAGCGGGTCGAACCCCGACACCACCGTCCGCCCCGCGTACGACTTGAACCCCTCGAGGGTTACCTCCTTGATATGCatctcgccggccgccggggaggcgtcgccggccggagatggggctagggtttggaggcTCCGGGCGGGAAAATTTCGAGGTGCCGGGTTTTCGCCCTTTCGGGTGTTGGGGTTGGAGATTTCGAAATGTTTCGAAGTGGACGGGTCGGAGGGAGGGGCGCGTCACCCCGTGTGAACTGAAGAAGAAAGTGAGAGCGGCcgtgtgatgatgatgagggcgGTGAGTCCGTGAGTGGGGGGATCTTTACCACCAGTGGGCTGAGATGGCAGCAAGTTGGGCTTTTGAATAGCGAGTTGGGCTTTTATAGGCTGAGAGCCTGCTGAGATGATCCAAAACAAAGTCTTATGTGCGGGCTCTTTCTCTCATTTGTTCAATTGTTCGGACGGAGCAGCTTATGTGCTTCAAATCGAACCGTGATCTCAAAAAACCGAACTGAACACGATTTAAGATTTGACGCTCATGTGTCAGATCGAAAATCGCACTCCAGATAGCTGAATAAAAAAACTGACGAGCGCAAGTGATTGACCTGTTTTACTTTTACTTCTTTTTATTTAACCGTGGGCCTCACCAATCGAATGTTTACTGGAGCAACCGAACCAAGATAGCATGCGAATCGAGGTCCATACCAATCGAACCGACACTGGAGCTGCCCTTGAACTCCCATGAGTCGTGTTTTGATGAGAGCATGAGGTCATTGAACTCTCTGGCTTCAGAAGGATGGATTATGCTCATCTAATTAATCACATGTTATACAAATTGACAGTTTCTGACAAGGGGAACCAATAAGGTTTAAAAACGACATATGAGACTTTACATCATAATAAATAAACCTATTGAATCAGATACAACAGCAGTAGCACCAAAATCTGCTAGCAACTCAAAGAAAGGTGAAAAGAGGATTTTGAGGATCCAAGTCCTCTGGCTGCTTCTGATGACTCGAAACAGATGTTAGCTTCTAGAGTCCCAGGACTGCACCTTTTTTATGTATAATGCTCACAAAGGAATAACCTTATGGAAATACTGTCTATTCTATAGTCAGAAATGGTGTCCTTAGAATAAGGAATACTTAGACATGAGCCTTCAGACTTCTAGAAACCCTAGATCTAGAAGCACTTCTCCTTCGGTCAGTGAAAAATATGGAGATTACCATTAAGAACACTAAAATTGATACTGCCCAGACAGCAATTATCCACATCCTGGAAGATCTGCCCCGTCTCCTTGATCTATGTACATTTGGTATGGTGGCTGCAGCCCTTTCGACAGTCTTTTCCCTTGCTGCGTCCATGGACTCAAACTTTCCTCTATTTCTACTTCTGGTTGACTCATGTGCAATTCTCTCAATTTTGTTAGAAGAGGTGCTGTGGATGGTGTCTAATCGGGGGCAATTTCGGCGCTTATGGTGAAGGTATAAGGCTTTATTCAACGCCCTCCCACATTCAATGCTCAGAAGATCCCTCTCCCGTGCATCTAGATCTTCTTGCATGATGGTAGCTGGATCAGGTGGTTCAGGGAACTTGGCCCAGCATGTATTTACCACGTCAGAATTTCTCCAATCAGCCTTGTCAAAGCTCCAATTACCAACTCCAAATCTCAACCCATAATGAAAAACCTTATATTTTGCTCCAGGTAGTGGAACATAACCTGGATATATCATTATGTCCCTCCTAATAATGTGGCGCAGGTTAATCTGCAAGTGAATAAGGAAGAGGTCACCCCACATGATAGACAATGAATAGTGAACAGATGAaataaatttttattttcttgaaaTGAGACAAGTGTGTGCTAACTGATGCTACCCACactatttttttctagaattaaTTGCTGCAACTTTCATACTAATTTTCTAGGAGTGTCTCAATGGAGCCTGTGATCCTTGCAACAACATTTTTAAAAAGATGGATAAGAATAAAACTGCACGTACCTCAGCTGCTGCAAATGAGTAACCGTACATCTCACTAATCCAGCCAGATGCATATATGTCACCAGTAATGTTTGTCGCATAATGAGCTTTGTCTGCACGAACCTCCTCGGATTTGTGTAGCCAAAGTATAGCAAAATGGCGAAGATCATCTATGTGCATGATAATGACACCACCAACCTTGTCACATGCAGAGGGATTGCGAGTGTGTATCTTTGCAAGTATGTTGTCACACCCAATGAGGTATCTGATACACATCAAGGGTAACATTACTAAATGGAGAACACATGCTTCAGGTCAACCATAGAAAAACTACAGCATGGCCAAACACAGGCTACTTTCATGGCACAACAAAGTCTTACTCATAGGGAGTAGAAACAGGATGACCGAGTTTTGCTCCATATTCCCATGGGGTGATGGGACCTCTCATGATCATGTCAGCATCTAAGATGACAATGAACTCAGCATCAGTCTGCACATGGTTGAGCCAATGGAGAACTGCTGCAGGTTTGTTAATTGCAGGGTAC
This window encodes:
- the LOC101754107 gene encoding structural maintenance of chromosomes protein 2-1, which gives rise to MHIKEVTLEGFKSYAGRTVVSGFDPLFNAITGLNGSGKSNILDSICFVLGITDLRQVRAASLQELVYKQGQAGVTKATVSVVFDNSDRSRSPLGYEDSSEITVTRQIVVGGRNKYLINGHLAQPSRVQTLFHSVQLNVNNPHFLIMQGRITKVLNMKPPEILSMLEEAAGTRMYEMKKESALKTLEKKQNKVDEINKLLDVEILPALEKLRKERCQYMKWANGNAELDRLKRFCIAYEFVQAERVRDGALNDVKQIRARILELDENTEKLKADIQEMDKNISTLAAEKEAKLGGEMKALSDKVDKLSHALIKETSVMNNQEETLKSEEKGVEKILKNIEDIKRSMIERDAAVKDVEDGASDMKRKAEDLTRKLDENEKEYQGVLAGKSNANEKKCLEDQLRDAKAAVGDAESGLKQLTTKISHSEKELKEKKALLVSKRDEATAAENELKERTKDLEAIKTSMGSFNYNEAQMEALQKDHSTESEIIQNLKDCIRNLSGELANLHFSYRDPERDFDRSKVKGVVARLIRIKDSSAATALEVTAGGRLFNVVVDTEDTGKKLLKNGDLRKRVTIIPLNKIQTYMIPDRVQQAARRLVGPDNVTLALELVGYGEEVKNAVAYVFGSTFVCRNTEAAKEVAFNREVGSTSVTLEGDTYQPSGLLTGGSKGGRGDLLRKLDKLAKAETDLSDHQKKLSVIEQQIGALLPLQERYTKLKSQFELKSYDLSLFQKRVEQNEHHKLGELVKKIEQELQESKQELTEKQVQYEKCVSMVSELEQTIRTYGTEREGRLKALEKMIKSLKSEMQSMSKQLKAYESERERLIMEKDAVANELATLEEQLSTSKAQITSLSETLEKQRDKVTAIKQEYDQAEGELNVGRSKLKECDSQINRMAKEQQKLQQKLSDSNVERKKMENEVKRMEIEQKDCSSVVDKLVEKYSWIATEKQLFGKSGTDYDFESCEPHKAREELENLQAQQSSLEKRVNKKVMAMFEKAEDEYNDLMSKKNIIENDKAKIKKVIEELDEKKKETLKVTWLKVNKDFGSIFSTLLPGTMAKLDPPEGGTFLDGLEVRVAFGTVWKQSLSELSGGQRSLLALSLILALLLFKPAPLYILDEVDAALDLSHTQNIGRMIKAHFPHSQFIVVSLKEGMFNNANVIFRTKFVDGVSTVTRTVPSKQK